The following coding sequences are from one Niveibacterium umoris window:
- the aspS gene encoding aspartate--tRNA ligase → MRTCYSGQVSAAHLDQIVTLTGWAHRRRDHGGVIFIDLRDREGLVQVVCDPDRADTFKIAESVRNEFCLKVVGKVRRRPEGTTNANLVSGEVEVLCHELEVLNPSVTPPFQLDDDNLSETVRLTHRVMDLRRPYMQKIMQLRYRTARAFRRFLDDQGFIDIETPMLTKSTPEGARDYLVPSRVHDGQFFALPQSPQLFKQMLMVAGFDRYYQLTKCFRDEDLRADRQPEFTQVDIETSFLTETEITAIMEEMFRTVFKEAAGIELPNPFPRISYAEAMAKYGSDKPDLRVTLELVDVADALQDVAFKVFAHAAADPTCRVTALRIPGGAALSRGEIDGYTEFVKIYGAKGLAYIKVNDVTQPNETGLQSPIVKNIHEQALRTILERTGAQSGDLIFFGADKAKIVSDALGALRIKIGHEKGHVDGRAWAPAWVVDFPMFEYDEDEKRWNACHHPFTSPKDEHVDLLATDPGKCLAKAYDLALNGYEVGGGSVRIHREDVQSKVFSAIGLTKEEAELKFGFLLDALRYGAPPHGGLAFGLDRVVMLLAGTDSIRDVIAFPKTQRAQCLLTQAPSPVDEKQLRELHIRLRNVQPAT, encoded by the coding sequence ATGCGTACCTGTTATAGCGGCCAAGTGAGTGCCGCCCACCTTGACCAGATTGTCACCCTCACCGGCTGGGCCCATCGTCGTCGCGACCACGGCGGCGTGATCTTCATCGACCTGCGTGACCGCGAAGGCCTCGTGCAGGTCGTCTGCGACCCTGACCGTGCAGACACCTTCAAGATCGCCGAATCCGTGCGCAACGAGTTCTGCCTGAAGGTCGTCGGCAAGGTCCGTCGCCGACCGGAAGGCACCACCAACGCCAACCTCGTCTCCGGCGAGGTCGAGGTGCTGTGCCATGAGCTGGAAGTGCTCAACCCGTCGGTCACGCCCCCGTTCCAGTTGGACGACGACAACCTCTCTGAAACCGTGCGTCTGACGCACCGCGTGATGGATCTGCGCCGCCCGTACATGCAGAAGATCATGCAACTGCGCTACCGCACTGCACGAGCCTTCCGCCGCTTCCTCGACGATCAGGGCTTCATCGACATCGAAACGCCGATGCTCACCAAGAGCACGCCGGAAGGCGCACGCGACTACCTGGTGCCGAGCCGTGTCCACGACGGCCAGTTCTTCGCGCTGCCGCAATCGCCCCAGCTCTTCAAACAGATGCTGATGGTCGCGGGTTTCGACCGTTACTACCAGCTGACCAAGTGCTTCCGCGATGAGGACCTGCGCGCCGACCGCCAGCCGGAATTCACGCAGGTTGATATCGAAACCTCCTTCCTGACCGAGACCGAGATCACGGCGATCATGGAAGAGATGTTCCGCACCGTGTTCAAGGAAGCGGCCGGCATCGAACTACCGAACCCCTTCCCGCGCATCAGCTACGCCGAAGCAATGGCGAAGTACGGCTCCGACAAGCCCGATCTGCGCGTCACGCTGGAACTGGTGGATGTCGCCGACGCGCTGCAGGATGTCGCATTCAAGGTCTTCGCCCACGCCGCTGCCGACCCCACCTGCCGCGTCACTGCGCTGCGCATCCCCGGCGGCGCGGCACTGTCGCGCGGCGAGATCGATGGCTACACCGAGTTCGTCAAGATCTACGGCGCCAAGGGCCTTGCCTACATCAAGGTCAACGATGTCACGCAACCGAACGAGACCGGCCTGCAGAGCCCGATCGTCAAGAACATCCACGAGCAAGCGCTGCGCACGATTCTTGAGCGCACCGGCGCGCAGTCGGGCGACCTGATCTTCTTCGGTGCCGACAAGGCAAAGATCGTGTCGGACGCTCTGGGTGCGCTGCGCATCAAGATCGGCCACGAGAAGGGCCATGTCGATGGCCGCGCATGGGCCCCTGCGTGGGTCGTTGACTTCCCAATGTTCGAGTACGACGAAGACGAGAAGCGCTGGAACGCCTGCCACCACCCCTTCACATCGCCGAAGGACGAGCATGTCGACCTGCTCGCCACCGACCCCGGCAAGTGCCTCGCCAAGGCCTACGATCTGGCGCTGAACGGCTACGAAGTAGGCGGCGGCTCCGTGCGTATCCACCGTGAAGACGTGCAGTCCAAGGTCTTCTCGGCGATCGGCCTGACCAAGGAAGAAGCCGAGTTGAAGTTTGGCTTCCTGCTTGACGCGCTGCGCTACGGCGCGCCGCCCCACGGCGGCCTCGCGTTTGGCCTCGACCGCGTCGTGATGCTGCTCGCGGGCACCGATTCGATCCGCGACGTGATTGCGTTCCCGAAGACCCAGCGCGCGCAATGCCTGCTCACCCAGGCCCCGAGTCCGGTCGACGAGAAGCAGTTGCGCGAGCTTCATATCCGCCTGCGTAACGTCCAGCCGGCCACCTGA